One Ananas comosus cultivar F153 linkage group 1, ASM154086v1, whole genome shotgun sequence DNA window includes the following coding sequences:
- the LOC109718387 gene encoding RNA demethylase ALKBH5-like produces MEKVRTAGGGGDKVGGDGDGSRHRTQQEEEKEQGQEAIRLSLVKRKKDFKHMERIGGGRWVNVLQGLELHEGVFSAAEQQRIVDCVLDFQDRGRSGLLRERTYSEPKKWMRGKGRVTIQFGCCYNYAKDNNGNLPGIMRDEEVDPMPPILKTMIKRMVAWHVLPPTCVPNSCIINIYDEDDCIPPHIDHHDFVRPFCTVSFLSQCNILFGTHIKVVSPGVFAAPTSIPLPVGSVLVLNGNGADVAKHCVPAVPTKRISITFRKMEDRKLPYRFIPDPELQNLRPLRYPPMPAPVNELVSSRAQPRPASTPLAQAQPASTPPPRAEPREEQSSEGKKWTRDSPFSSEDFPPLGSLSSAGKSQQNKPHRPARR; encoded by the exons ATGGAGAAGGTTCGGACGGCGGGAGGTGGCGGAGACAAGGTCGGCGGCGACGGAGACGGGAGTCGCCATCGCACGcagcaggaggaggagaaggagcaGGGGCAGGAGGCCATAAGGTTGTCGCtggtgaagaggaagaaggattTTAAGCACATGGAGAGGATCGGTGGGGGGAGGTGGGTCAACGTCCTCCAAGGCCTCGAGCTCCACGAGGGGGTCTTCTCCGCTGCCGAGCAGCAGAGGATCGTCGACTGCGTCTTGGATTTCCAGGACCGAGGAAGGAGTGGATTGCTCCGAG AGCGCACTTATTCAGAGCCAAAGAAGTGGATGCGTGGAAAAGGGCGCGTGACTATACAATTCGGTTGTTGCTACAACTATGCAAAG GACAACAATGGGAACCTTCCAGGAATAATGCGGGACGAGGAAGTCGATCCAATGCCTCCGATACTGAAGACTATGATTAAGAGGATGGTGGCGTGGCACGTGCTCCCGCCAACGTGTGTCCCCAACAGTTGCATCATAAACATCTATGATGAAGATGACTGCATCCCTCCTCATATCGACCACCACGATTTCGTTCGACCCTTTTGCACAGTTTCCTTCCTCTCCCAGTGCAACATTCTCTTTGGAACCCACATCAAAGTAGTCTCGCCAGGAGTGTTTGCAGCCCCTACTTCCATTCCTTTACCGGTCGG GTCGGTGCTTGTTTTGAATGGTAATGGTGCAGATGTAGCTAAGCATTGTGTACCTGCTGTGCCCACCAAGAG GATCTCAATTACTTTCAGAAAAATGGAGGACCGCAAGCTTCCCTACAGATTCATTCCTGATCCCGAACTACAGAATCTTCGACCCCTCCGGTACCCTCCGATGCCAGCTCCGGTGAACGAGTTAGTAAGCTCGCGGGCCCAACCCCGACCAGCGTCCACGCCGTTGGCCCAAGCGCAACCAGCATCGACTCCGCCGCCCCGAGCCGAACCCAGAGAGGAGCAAAGCTCGGAGGGCAAGAAGTGGACTCGCGACAGCCCCTTCTCTTCGGAAGATTTTCCCCCACTCGGTTCGTTGAGTTCAGCAGGAAAGAGTCAGCAGAACAAGCCACACCGACCCGCAAGGCGATGA